The Streptomyces racemochromogenes DNA segment GGTCCACTGCGCTCATCTCTGTCTCCCTCTGTCGTCGTCTGCCGGCGGCTGTCCTCCGTCGTCCCTCAGATCATGCCGGACGGTCGGCGCCGGCGCTGGACCCGCCCGCCGGTTCTCCGGCGGCCGGGTTCGCGTCCGAGCCCCGCGCGAGGGCCACGGCCGCGGCCCTGCGGCGGTGTTCGGCGGCCTTCTCCTCGTGGATCCGAGCCATCCGCAGGTGGTAGTCCGGGTTGTCCTGCTCGTAGACGTCGGGGATCCCGTCGAGGTCCTCGTCGCGCTCCTCGGCCTCCGTCAGGGCCCGGTACGTGCGGTTGCGGAGCTTGAGCATGACGCTCGCGACGATCGCCGCGACGAGGGAGCCGATGAGTACGGCGGCCTTGACCTCGTCGGTGAGGACCTCGTCGCCGGCGAAGGCGAGTTCGCCGATCAGCAGGGAGACGGTGAAGCCGATGCCGGCGAGGGAGGCCACGGCGAGCACGTCGGGCCAGGCGAGGTCCTCGTTGAGCTCGGCCCGGGTGAAGCGGGCGGCCAGCCAGGTGCCGCCGAAGATGCCGACGGCCTTGCCGACGACGAGGCCGAGCACCACGCCGAGGGTCTCGGGGCGGGTGAAGACCTGTGCGATGGATTCGTCCGAAAGGGAGACCCCGGCGGAGAAGAGGGCGAAGAGCGGAACCGCCAGCCCGGCGGACAGGGGGCGCACCAGGTGCTCGATGTGCTCGCCGGGGGAGTGTTCCTCGCCGTCCCGGCGGGTGCAGCGGAGCATCAGGCCCATGGCCACGCCGGCGATGGTGGCGTGGACGCCGCTGTTGTACATCAGGCCCCAGATGACCAGGGCGAGGGGGACGTAGACGTACCAGCCGCGGACGCCGGCGCGCAGCAGGAACCAGAAGAGGACCAGGCCCGCGACGGCGCCGCCGAGGGCGGCGAAGTTCAGGTCGCTGGTGAAGAACACCGCGATGATCAGGATGGCGAACAGGTCGTCGACCACGGCCAGCGTCAGCAGGAAGGCGCGCAGCGCGGAGGGCAGTGAGGTGCCGATGACCGCGAGGACGGCGAGGGCGAAGGCGATGTCG contains these protein-coding regions:
- the nhaA gene encoding Na+/H+ antiporter NhaA, producing the protein MATPTPRRKLLGRLSLPERRFVADALRTETVGGVLLLVAAIAALLWANIPAVSASYDTVRSFHIGPAALGLDLSLQHWAADGLLAVFFFVAGIELKRELVAGDLRDPKAAALPVIAAICGMAVPALVYLLVNTLGNGSTSGWAVPTATDIAFALAVLAVIGTSLPSALRAFLLTLAVVDDLFAILIIAVFFTSDLNFAALGGAVAGLVLFWFLLRAGVRGWYVYVPLALVIWGLMYNSGVHATIAGVAMGLMLRCTRRDGEEHSPGEHIEHLVRPLSAGLAVPLFALFSAGVSLSDESIAQVFTRPETLGVVLGLVVGKAVGIFGGTWLAARFTRAELNEDLAWPDVLAVASLAGIGFTVSLLIGELAFAGDEVLTDEVKAAVLIGSLVAAIVASVMLKLRNRTYRALTEAEERDEDLDGIPDVYEQDNPDYHLRMARIHEEKAAEHRRRAAAVALARGSDANPAAGEPAGGSSAGADRPA